The proteins below come from a single Papaver somniferum cultivar HN1 chromosome 11, ASM357369v1, whole genome shotgun sequence genomic window:
- the LOC113324038 gene encoding uncharacterized protein LOC113324038: MNPTQVQGYLAGIEPLNGANYLKWRSHMDIVICYLEYDIALREPMPQKPVDNFNRSEKQSFYKWEKANRMSIMITRGAIPDAIRGGIPMKDMAKEHLNVIKSQFMSSTKSMVSAYMSQLTSMRYSGDGSVRYHILQMEDLIYRLRGLDMNLNDDYLVKLAQEKLQEIRKEQETSGTEKETPNDESEVNKNGKKFPLPWKPP; this comes from the exons ATGAATCCTACACAAGTTCAAGGTTATttggctggtattgagccactaAATGGCGCTAACTATCTCAAATGGAGGTCGCATATGGATATAGTTATTTGTTACTTGGAGTATGATATTGCTTTAAGAGAACCAATGCCTCAAAAGCCTGTAGATAATTTTAATAGAAGTGAAAAACAGAGTTTCTACAAGTGGGAAAAGGCAAACAGAATGAGTATTATGATCACTCGAGGTGCGATTCCAGATGCGATTCGAGGTGGAATTCCAATGAAAGACATGGCCAAAGAGCATTTGAATGTTATTAAGTCACAAtttatgagttcgacaaagtcgATGGTTAGTGCGTATATGAGTCAGCTGACATCAATGAGGTATAGTGGAGATGGCAGTGTTCGATATCACATACTTCAAATGGAAGATCTAATATACAGGTTACGAGGTCTGGATATGAACCTAAATGATGATTATCTAGTGAAACTCGCA CAAGAAAAGCTTCAAGAAATAAGGAAAGAACAAGAAACCTCAGGAACAGAAAAGGAAACACCAAATGATGAGTCTGAAGTTAACAAGAATGGTAAGAAGTTTCCTCTTCCATGGAAGCCTCCATAA
- the LOC113324039 gene encoding uncharacterized protein LOC113324039: MAELREMMTTRRNGGKRKLEEAVEEAGKTPFTRQIQRVEIPSKCILPVFTSIFDGSACAIQHVKAYTRSLLQWENNDAVMCKYFAASLAGEDLKWFEGLAVESIGSFHHLQNVFLGQYISNNMSRPGIETTFRLRRRTNETLRHLTTRWRTMFCEMGRRVDERHLILAFINALFPTDLLYTQIFRIKDTITMSELREFQEEYIALEEKQRDMDSYPVAIPDAKGRNASLLPRLTNTVASTSQGNQGRNVAKMEQKLVAKGSADQAEFENQHQNRGVDKIWEASILMKDIPEPHNAGDEPPPAQPKKLPPPPPRGNEYEADNGKNVHIIEVGAKLKNLYCNSIIHSFKNIEDFHDNILNRVYARDVEGKEILNLVKVSPLKEWKKQVITFSAEETPGGGESHECPLVVRLGINPNPKVEDDEEDEANTWVMNRIIIDTGSSVDILFYHTYKTMGGRDDELIPSTYKIYGFNGAANKPK, translated from the exons atggcagaattaagagaaatgatgactacacGAAGAAATGGTGGAAAGAGAAAATTagaagaagcagtagaagaagcTGGAAAAACTCCTTTTACAAGACAAATCCAAAGGGTAGAAATACCTTCCAAGTGCATCTTACCAGTGTTTActagtatatttgatggaagtgCTTGTGCAATACAACATGTGAAAGCCTACACTCGATCTCTattgcaatgggaaaataatgATGCAGTCATGTGTAAATATTTTGCTGCGAGCTTGGCGGGAGAAGATTTGAAATGGTTTGAAGGGCTAGCAGTAGAATCCATTGGGTCATTTCACCATTTACAGAACGTCTTTTTAGGACAATACATCAGcaataatatgtcaagaccagggattgagacAACATTCAgacttcgcagaagaacaaatgagacTTTGCGTCATCTAACAACACGCTGGAGAACCATGTTTTGCGAAATGGGAAGACGAGTAGATGAGCGACACCTTATTCTTGCATTTATCAATGCTCTCTTTCCTACAGATTTATTGTATACACAAATATTTCGGATAAAGGATACGATAACAATGTCAGAAttgcgcgaatttcaagaagagtACATAGCACTTGAAGAGAAACAAAGAGATATGGATTCGTACCCAGTTGCAATACCAGATGCGAAGGGTAGAAATGCAAGTTTACTTCCAAGATTGACAAACACTGTTGCGAGTACATCACAAGGGAATCAAGGAAGGAATGTTGcaaaaatggaacaaaaactggTAGCCAAGGGTAGTGCAGATCAAGCAGAGTTTGAAAACCAACATCAAAATCGCGGAG TGGATAAGATATGGGAAGCTTCCATCCTAATGAAAGAtattccagaaccacataatgcAGGAGACGAACCACCACCAG CACAACCAAAGaaattgccaccaccaccaccaagggGAAATGAGTATGAAGCGGATAATGGAAAGAATGTACATATAATTGAAGTAGGTGCGAAATTGAAGAACTTGTATTGTAATTCGATTATACATTCATTCAAGAATATAGAAGatttccatgataatatcttaAATAGGGTGTATGCGAGAGATGTTGAAGGCAAAGAGATCCTAAATCTTGTGAAAGTATCACCATTAAAAGAGTGGAAAAAACAAGTTATCACATTCAGCGCGGAAGAAACACCAGGCGGAGGAGAATCACATGAATGTCCATTGGTGGTAAGATtaggaattaatccaaatccgaaagtagaggatgatgaagaggatgaagCAAACACATGGGTTATGAATAGAATAATAATAGATACTGGGAGTTCTGTTGATATCCTTTTCTATCACACATacaaaactatgggaggaagagatgatgagttaattccttCAACATACAAAATTTATGGATTTAATGGAGCTGCAAACAAGCCAAAATGA
- the LOC113324040 gene encoding pre-mRNA-splicing factor 38B-like — MKVKCHLIIDYNKIQRQHVERTRITNLDHQEKRIEETQENELQHEPHPEQEQNNDINYDRVSVHTSQTSSTGEETQRTGIPGRIDGNEEDMTIAELRQRLIAERRRDDEERANLIRQNDDLREENLRLHEQRSRSATRSRSRSSRSSSKQSQSNRENDRQRHRMEVIEENSQENNNSQDQQERRCTIQDRGTKRYEHPR, encoded by the exons ATGAAAGTAAAATGTCATTTAATCATTGATTACAACAAGATCCAGAGGCAACATGTTGAGAGAacaagaattacaaatcttgatcACCAAGAGAAAAGAATAGAAGAAACTCAAGAAAATGAACTCCAACATGAACCTCATCCCGAACAAGAGCAGAACAATGATAttaattatgatagagtgagtgttcaTACTTCGCAAACAAGTTCTACTGGAGAAGAAACACAAAGGACTGGAATACCAGGAAGAATTGATGGAAATGAAGAAGATATGACAATTGCAgaacttagacaaagattgattgcaGAACGGAGAAGAGATGACgaagagcgtgcgaatttgatTCGTCAAAATGATGATCTGAGAGAAGAAAATCTTAGGTTACATGAACAGAGATCAAGAAGTGCTACAAGGTCAAGATCAAGGTCAAGCAGAAGTTCATCCAAACAAAGTCAATCTAACCGTGAAAATGATAGGCAAAGACATCGCATGGAAGTTATTGAAGAAAATTCGCAAGAAAATAACAATTCACAGGATCAACAAGAGAGAAGATGTACAATTCAAGATCGAGGAACTAAACGATATGAACATCCAC GATAG